The Betta splendens chromosome 7, fBetSpl5.4, whole genome shotgun sequence genome includes a window with the following:
- the LOC114858961 gene encoding potassium voltage-gated channel subfamily KQT member 2-like isoform X4, giving the protein MVQKSLNGGVYPTQAGEKKHKVGFVGLDPGAPESSRDGALLIAASGSAKRNSILCRPRSSISAGRPRPSKKNASYRKLQNFLYNALERPRGWAFIYHAYVFLLVFSCLILSVFATIKEFKNGSESALYILEIVTIVVFGVEYIVRIWAAGCCCRYRGWRGRLKFARKPFCVIDIMVLIASVSVLAAGSQGNVFATSAIRSLRFLQILRMLRMDRRGGTWKLLGSVVYAHSKELITAWYIGFLCLILASFLVYSVEKELNDEFETYADALWWGLITLTTIGYGDKVPKTWYGRLLAATFSMIGVAFFALPAGILGSGFALKVQEQHRQKHFEKRRNPAAGLIQAAWRFYATNLSRTDLLCTWDFYEQNVSVPMYRLIPPLNQLDLLRNLKGKSFRKESQPEASPSRKASLKDKVFPSPSKAPAPKGKAQSPGAEEGAEASPSKVAKSWSFTEKNKGPKHAFRVRGSTSRQNSEEASLPGEELGDDKGCHCEFLTQELPPGLKVSIRAICIMRFLVSKRRFKESLRPYDVMDVIEQYSAGHLDMLSRIKNLQSRVDQIVGKGAKAEGEAEDQSMMGRLVKVEKQVACMDRKLDFLVNVYVQRMGIPRSETQALFNSKEPYPAPPYHSPEESKEDKEAKEEAKEVREVKTSSAAEVLCSDGSLEKKDPLLGRPVARSVGTPSGSHSRPSTSWQHQLQHPLSQPAWSSSVANTPSPVGANGDHSPGLFRLPPPPAPAHDRSTSGPGGSSRESGSHGRRRHRRQRCQQDAGAGAAGSDTSLSIPSVDHEELDRSFSGFSISQAKEDFFGPSFFAGSGGGPGAGTEAGPSLCARVRPFIAEGESDTDSDLYAPSPLSFTGEVSCGERGWPGLK; this is encoded by the exons ATGGTGCAGAAATCCCTCAACGGCGGGGTTTACCCAACTCAAGCCGGGGAGAAGAAGCACAAAGTCGGGTTCGTCGGCTTGGACCCCGGCGCCCCCGAATCCAGCAGGGATGGGGCGCTGCTCATCGCCGCCTCGGGCAGCGCCAAGCGGAACAGCATCCTCTGCAGACCGCGCTCCAGCATCTCCGCCGGGAGACCCAGGCCGTCGAAGAAAAACGCCAGCTATCGGAAACTACAGAATTTCCTCTACAACGCGCTGGAGAGACCGCGGGGATGGGCGTTCATCTACCACGCTTATGT GTTCCTCTTGGTCTTCTCCTGCCTCATCCTCTCAGTGTTTGCCACCATCAAAGAGTTCAAAAATGGCTCAGAGAGTGCCTTGTACATCCTG GAAATTGTGACCATCGTGGTGTTCGGGGTGGAGTACATAGTGAGGATATGGGCGGCGGGCTGCTGCTGTCGAtacagaggatggagagggaggcTAAAATTCGCCAGAAAGCCTTTCTGTGTCATAG ACATTATGGTGCTGATTGCATCCGTATCTGTGCTGGCTGCTGGATCTCAGGGCAACGTGTTCGCCACCTCCGCCATCAGGAGCTTGAGATTCTTGCAGATCCTGCGCATGCTGCGTATGGACCGGCGTGGAGGAACCTGGAAGCTGCTGGGATCGGTCGTTTACGCTCACAGCAAG GAGCTCATCACAGCCTGGTACATCGGCTTCCTGTGCCTGATCCTGGCCTCGTTCCTGGTCTACTCTGTGGAGAAGGAGTTAAATGATGAGTTTGAGACCTATGCTGACGCTCTGTGGTGGGGACTG ATCACACTCACCACTATTGGTTATGGAGATAAAGTTCCCAAGACGTGGTACGGACGCCTGCTGGCGGCCACGTTCAGCATGATCGGCGTGGCCTTCTTCGCCCTTCCTGCT GGCATCCTGGGCTCCGGCTTCGCCCTCAAAGTGCAGGAGCAGCATCGCCAGAAACATTTTGAAAAGAGACGGAACCCAGCAGCAGGTCTCATTCAG GCTGCCTGGAGGTTTTACGCTACCAACCTTTCCCGCACAGATCTGCTGTGCACGTGGGATTTTTATGAGCAGAATGTGTCCGTGCCAATGTACAG gCTCATTCCACCCCTGAATCAGCTGGACCTGCTGAGGAACCTGAAGGGCAAGTCGTTCAG GAAGGAGTCCCAGCCTGAAGCCTCTCCCAG CCGGAAAGCCAGCCTGAAGGACAAGGTCTTCCCCAGCCCTTCCAAGGCTCCTGCACCAAAAGGAAAGGCCCAGTCTCCAGgggcggaggagggggctgaAGCCAGTCCCAGCAAGGTCGCCAAGAGCTGGAGTTTCACCGAGAAGAACAAAGGGCCAAAGCACGCCTTCAGGGTCCGGGGAAGCACGTCGCGGCAAAACTCTGAGG AGGCGAGCCTCCCGGGAGAGGAACTCGGTGACGACAAAGGCTGCCACTGTGAGTTTCTCACTCAAGAATTACCTCCGGGACTGAAGGTTTCAATAAGGGCAATCTG CATTATGAGGTTTCTGGTCTCAAAGAGGAGATTCAAAGAGAGCTTGCGGCCTTATGATGTCATGGATGTGATCGAGCAGTACTCTGCAGGTCACCTGGACATGCTGTCGCGAATTAAGAACCTGCAGTCCAG AGTTGACCAGATAGTGGGTAAAGGTGCTAAAGCTGAGGGAGAGGCTGAGGACCAGAGCATGATGGGACGTCTGGTTAAAGTGGAAAAACAG GTGGCCTGCATGGACAGGAAGCTTGATTTCCTCGTCAACGTATATGTGCAGCGTATGGGCATCCCTCGCTCCGAGACACAGGCCCTCTTCAATTCCAAAGAGCCGTATCCAGCTCCGCCTTACCACAGCCCAGAGGAGAGCAAGGAGGACAAAGAGGCAAAAGAGGAGGCGAAAGAGGTGAGGGAGGTGAAGACAAGTTCAGCAGCCGAGGTCCTGTGCTCCGATGGCTCCTTGGAAAAGAAGGACCCGCTACTGGGTCGGCCCGTGGCGAGGTCCGTGGGCACGCCGTCCGGCAGCCACAGCCGCCCCTCCACCTCGTGgcagcaccagctgcagcacCCCCTCAGCCAGCctgcctggagcagcagcgtggCCAACACGCCGTCGCCGGTCGGCGCCAACGGCGACCACTCGCCGGGCCTCTTCCGCCTGCCGCCCCCGCCCGCCCCGGCCCACGACCGCTCCACCTCCGGCCCCgggggcagcagcagggagagcGGCTCCCACGGCCGCAGGCGCCACAGGAGGCAGCGGTGCCAGCaggacgccggcgccggcgccgcggggAGCGACACGTCGCTGTCCATCCCGTCCGTGGACCACGAGGAGCTGGACCGCTCCTTCAGCGGCTTCAGCATCTCGCAGGCCAAGGAGGACTTCTTCGGGCCGTCCTTCTTCGCGGGTTCGGGAGGCGGGCCCGGAGCGGGGACTGAAGCCGGACCTTCTCTCTGTGCCAGGGTCAGGCCCTTCATAGCAGAGGGCGAATCGGACACGGACTCCGACCTCTACGCTCCTTCACCCTTGTCCTTCACTGGAGAGGTCTCATGCGGGGAGAGGGGGTGGCCGGGACTGAAGTAG
- the LOC114858961 gene encoding potassium voltage-gated channel subfamily KQT member 2-like isoform X2 — protein sequence MVQKSLNGGVYPTQAGEKKHKVGFVGLDPGAPESSRDGALLIAASGSAKRNSILCRPRSSISAGRPRPSKKNASYRKLQNFLYNALERPRGWAFIYHAYVFLLVFSCLILSVFATIKEFKNGSESALYILEIVTIVVFGVEYIVRIWAAGCCCRYRGWRGRLKFARKPFCVIDIMVLIASVSVLAAGSQGNVFATSAIRSLRFLQILRMLRMDRRGGTWKLLGSVVYAHSKELITAWYIGFLCLILASFLVYSVEKELNDEFETYADALWWGLITLTTIGYGDKVPKTWYGRLLAATFSMIGVAFFALPAGILGSGFALKVQEQHRQKHFEKRRNPAAGLIQAAWRFYATNLSRTDLLCTWDFYEQNVSVPMYRLIPPLNQLDLLRNLKGKSFRKESQPEASPSRKASLKDKVFPSPSKAPAPKGKAQSPGAEEGAEASPSKVAKSWSFTEKNKGPKHAFRVRGSTSRQNSEEASLPGEELGDDKGCHCEFLTQELPPGLKVSIRAICIMRFLVSKRRFKESLRPYDVMDVIEQYSAGHLDMLSRIKNLQSRIDMIVGPPPPSTPRHKKSTEGPRVDQIVGKGAKAEGEAEDQSMMGRLVKVEKQVACMDRKLDFLVNVYVQRMGIPRSETQALFNSKEPYPAPPYHSPEESKEDKEAKEEAKEVREVKTSSAAEVLCSDGSLEKKDPLLGRPVARSVGTPSGSHSRPSTSWQHQLQHPLSQPAWSSSVANTPSPVGANGDHSPGLFRLPPPPAPAHDRSTSGPGGSSRESGSHGRRRHRRQRCQQDAGAGAAGSDTSLSIPSVDHEELDRSFSGFSISQAKEDFFGPSFFAGSGGGPGAGTEAGPSLCARVRPFIAEGESDTDSDLYAPSPLSFTGEVSCGERGWPGLK from the exons ATGGTGCAGAAATCCCTCAACGGCGGGGTTTACCCAACTCAAGCCGGGGAGAAGAAGCACAAAGTCGGGTTCGTCGGCTTGGACCCCGGCGCCCCCGAATCCAGCAGGGATGGGGCGCTGCTCATCGCCGCCTCGGGCAGCGCCAAGCGGAACAGCATCCTCTGCAGACCGCGCTCCAGCATCTCCGCCGGGAGACCCAGGCCGTCGAAGAAAAACGCCAGCTATCGGAAACTACAGAATTTCCTCTACAACGCGCTGGAGAGACCGCGGGGATGGGCGTTCATCTACCACGCTTATGT GTTCCTCTTGGTCTTCTCCTGCCTCATCCTCTCAGTGTTTGCCACCATCAAAGAGTTCAAAAATGGCTCAGAGAGTGCCTTGTACATCCTG GAAATTGTGACCATCGTGGTGTTCGGGGTGGAGTACATAGTGAGGATATGGGCGGCGGGCTGCTGCTGTCGAtacagaggatggagagggaggcTAAAATTCGCCAGAAAGCCTTTCTGTGTCATAG ACATTATGGTGCTGATTGCATCCGTATCTGTGCTGGCTGCTGGATCTCAGGGCAACGTGTTCGCCACCTCCGCCATCAGGAGCTTGAGATTCTTGCAGATCCTGCGCATGCTGCGTATGGACCGGCGTGGAGGAACCTGGAAGCTGCTGGGATCGGTCGTTTACGCTCACAGCAAG GAGCTCATCACAGCCTGGTACATCGGCTTCCTGTGCCTGATCCTGGCCTCGTTCCTGGTCTACTCTGTGGAGAAGGAGTTAAATGATGAGTTTGAGACCTATGCTGACGCTCTGTGGTGGGGACTG ATCACACTCACCACTATTGGTTATGGAGATAAAGTTCCCAAGACGTGGTACGGACGCCTGCTGGCGGCCACGTTCAGCATGATCGGCGTGGCCTTCTTCGCCCTTCCTGCT GGCATCCTGGGCTCCGGCTTCGCCCTCAAAGTGCAGGAGCAGCATCGCCAGAAACATTTTGAAAAGAGACGGAACCCAGCAGCAGGTCTCATTCAG GCTGCCTGGAGGTTTTACGCTACCAACCTTTCCCGCACAGATCTGCTGTGCACGTGGGATTTTTATGAGCAGAATGTGTCCGTGCCAATGTACAG gCTCATTCCACCCCTGAATCAGCTGGACCTGCTGAGGAACCTGAAGGGCAAGTCGTTCAG GAAGGAGTCCCAGCCTGAAGCCTCTCCCAG CCGGAAAGCCAGCCTGAAGGACAAGGTCTTCCCCAGCCCTTCCAAGGCTCCTGCACCAAAAGGAAAGGCCCAGTCTCCAGgggcggaggagggggctgaAGCCAGTCCCAGCAAGGTCGCCAAGAGCTGGAGTTTCACCGAGAAGAACAAAGGGCCAAAGCACGCCTTCAGGGTCCGGGGAAGCACGTCGCGGCAAAACTCTGAGG AGGCGAGCCTCCCGGGAGAGGAACTCGGTGACGACAAAGGCTGCCACTGTGAGTTTCTCACTCAAGAATTACCTCCGGGACTGAAGGTTTCAATAAGGGCAATCTG CATTATGAGGTTTCTGGTCTCAAAGAGGAGATTCAAAGAGAGCTTGCGGCCTTATGATGTCATGGATGTGATCGAGCAGTACTCTGCAGGTCACCTGGACATGCTGTCGCGAATTAAGAACCTGCAGTCCAG GATAGATATGATTGTCGGGCCCCCTCCCCCATCAACACCTCGCCATAAGAAGTCCACTGAAGGTCCTAG AGTTGACCAGATAGTGGGTAAAGGTGCTAAAGCTGAGGGAGAGGCTGAGGACCAGAGCATGATGGGACGTCTGGTTAAAGTGGAAAAACAG GTGGCCTGCATGGACAGGAAGCTTGATTTCCTCGTCAACGTATATGTGCAGCGTATGGGCATCCCTCGCTCCGAGACACAGGCCCTCTTCAATTCCAAAGAGCCGTATCCAGCTCCGCCTTACCACAGCCCAGAGGAGAGCAAGGAGGACAAAGAGGCAAAAGAGGAGGCGAAAGAGGTGAGGGAGGTGAAGACAAGTTCAGCAGCCGAGGTCCTGTGCTCCGATGGCTCCTTGGAAAAGAAGGACCCGCTACTGGGTCGGCCCGTGGCGAGGTCCGTGGGCACGCCGTCCGGCAGCCACAGCCGCCCCTCCACCTCGTGgcagcaccagctgcagcacCCCCTCAGCCAGCctgcctggagcagcagcgtggCCAACACGCCGTCGCCGGTCGGCGCCAACGGCGACCACTCGCCGGGCCTCTTCCGCCTGCCGCCCCCGCCCGCCCCGGCCCACGACCGCTCCACCTCCGGCCCCgggggcagcagcagggagagcGGCTCCCACGGCCGCAGGCGCCACAGGAGGCAGCGGTGCCAGCaggacgccggcgccggcgccgcggggAGCGACACGTCGCTGTCCATCCCGTCCGTGGACCACGAGGAGCTGGACCGCTCCTTCAGCGGCTTCAGCATCTCGCAGGCCAAGGAGGACTTCTTCGGGCCGTCCTTCTTCGCGGGTTCGGGAGGCGGGCCCGGAGCGGGGACTGAAGCCGGACCTTCTCTCTGTGCCAGGGTCAGGCCCTTCATAGCAGAGGGCGAATCGGACACGGACTCCGACCTCTACGCTCCTTCACCCTTGTCCTTCACTGGAGAGGTCTCATGCGGGGAGAGGGGGTGGCCGGGACTGAAGTAG